The following are encoded in a window of Paenibacillus polymyxa genomic DNA:
- a CDS encoding DNA alkylation repair protein, producing the protein MEKTIREQILSYVDADFQKFTAALLPTINNVLGVRLPVLRKLAQDIAKGDWRLYLETAESEHFEEVMLQGMVIGSVKTDIEEVLSYTAKFVPKIDNWSVCDSFCAGLKITKHHKERVWEFIQPYLFSKKEYEIRFGVVMLLNFYIEEQYMKRVFTLLNQTHREDYYVQMAVAWAISICYIKLPEVTMAYLSHNTLDDFTFNKALQKITESYRVDQATKTTIRSMKRKRK; encoded by the coding sequence ATGGAGAAAACAATTAGAGAACAGATACTGTCATATGTGGATGCAGATTTTCAGAAATTTACGGCTGCATTGCTTCCGACGATTAATAATGTGCTGGGTGTACGTCTGCCAGTGCTGCGTAAGCTTGCTCAAGATATTGCCAAAGGGGATTGGCGCCTCTACCTGGAGACCGCTGAAAGTGAACACTTCGAAGAAGTAATGCTGCAAGGTATGGTGATTGGTTCTGTAAAAACAGATATAGAGGAAGTTTTGAGTTATACCGCCAAGTTTGTTCCTAAAATTGATAATTGGTCCGTATGTGATAGTTTCTGTGCCGGATTGAAAATCACGAAACATCATAAAGAACGGGTGTGGGAGTTTATTCAGCCCTATCTATTCTCCAAGAAAGAATATGAAATTCGGTTTGGTGTGGTTATGCTTCTTAATTTTTATATTGAGGAACAGTATATGAAGCGGGTGTTTACTTTACTGAATCAGACCCATCGCGAGGATTATTATGTACAAATGGCGGTAGCATGGGCGATATCGATCTGTTATATCAAGCTACCTGAGGTAACCATGGCGTATTTAAGTCATAATACATTAGATGATTTTACCTTCAACAAAGCACTGCAAAAAATCACGGAATCATATCGGGTGGATCAGGCCACAAAAACGACCATCCGCAGTATGAAGCGAAAAAGAAAATAG
- a CDS encoding DNA-3-methyladenine glycosylase family protein, with amino-acid sequence MQTVMTKNFDYGEKEINYLKNVDTVLGAAMTQMGKVERVIIPDLFAALVHAIVGQLISAKAVQTIWARMQEKLGVITPQNIAVQSALDIQSCGITMKKATCILNIAQTIEQGLLDLQELYELSDAQVIQKLSSLQGIGPWTAEMMLINCMERPDVVSWGDMAIRRGMMKLYHLDTLTKQQFEEYRRVYSPYGSVASIYLWSISFR; translated from the coding sequence ATGCAAACCGTAATGACCAAAAACTTTGACTATGGGGAAAAGGAAATCAATTATCTAAAAAACGTAGACACCGTACTTGGTGCAGCGATGACGCAAATGGGCAAGGTAGAACGTGTGATCATTCCCGACCTGTTTGCGGCGCTCGTTCATGCGATTGTGGGACAGCTTATATCGGCCAAGGCGGTTCAGACCATATGGGCAAGGATGCAGGAGAAGTTAGGCGTGATCACTCCACAAAATATAGCTGTTCAGTCGGCTTTAGATATTCAAAGCTGTGGCATCACCATGAAAAAGGCCACATGTATTCTTAATATAGCCCAAACGATCGAGCAGGGCCTGTTGGATTTACAGGAATTATATGAGCTTTCCGATGCACAGGTGATTCAGAAATTGTCCTCGCTGCAAGGGATAGGACCTTGGACGGCTGAAATGATGCTGATTAATTGTATGGAGCGTCCAGATGTGGTCAGTTGGGGCGATATGGCTATTCGACGGGGAATGATGAAGTTGTACCATCTAGATACCTTGACCAAGCAGCAATTTGAGGAGTACCGCCGAGTCTATTCGCCTTATGGTTCGGTGGCCTCCATTTATTTGTGGAGTATTTCATTTCGTTAA